A region from the Corallococcus soli genome encodes:
- the yihA gene encoding ribosome biogenesis GTP-binding protein YihA/YsxC, giving the protein MIKILDSRFVTTAVELKGLPTDHAAEVAFVGRSNVGKSSMINALTNRRKLVRVSNTPGRTRTLNFFDVDLDRDGQRHTVRLADLPGYGFAKASKTDKAQWQEMITSYLKHRHRLEVVVSIIDAEVGPSPEDLRTLDYLQEHNRRILVVATKIDRLTKAQRKPRLNALCAQLELPREALVPFSSTEKLGVEEVWGTLLDTFGKATRV; this is encoded by the coding sequence TTGATCAAGATCCTCGACTCCCGCTTCGTCACCACCGCCGTGGAACTCAAGGGCCTGCCCACGGACCACGCCGCGGAGGTCGCCTTCGTCGGCCGCTCCAACGTGGGCAAGTCGTCCATGATCAACGCCCTGACGAACCGGCGGAAGCTGGTGCGCGTGTCCAACACGCCCGGGCGCACCCGCACGCTCAACTTCTTCGACGTGGACCTGGACCGCGACGGCCAGCGCCACACGGTGCGGCTGGCGGACCTGCCCGGCTACGGCTTCGCCAAGGCGAGCAAGACGGACAAGGCCCAGTGGCAGGAGATGATCACCTCCTACCTGAAGCACCGTCACCGGCTGGAGGTGGTGGTGAGCATCATCGACGCGGAGGTGGGGCCGTCTCCGGAGGACCTGCGCACGCTCGACTACCTTCAGGAGCACAACCGCCGCATCCTCGTGGTGGCCACGAAGATCGACCGGCTGACCAAGGCCCAGCGCAAGCCCCGGCTCAACGCCCTCTGCGCGCAGCTGGAGCTGCCCCGCGAGGCGCTGGTTCCGTTCTCCTCCACCGAAAAGCTGGGCGTGGAGGAGGTGTGGGGCACGCTGCTGGACACCTTCGGCAAGGCCACCCGCGTCTGA
- a CDS encoding multiheme c-type cytochrome, whose protein sequence is MKSKHARATDTLAEGQKKDARCLSCHAPDQGEQTLTGVTCETCHGGGQYYSPSYVMKDPELARLVGLVDPSEKQCRTCHDASSPSLRPFDFKEALKAIDHWSAERARKQQPRADAAPSTPAPATAKK, encoded by the coding sequence ATGAAGTCCAAGCACGCCCGGGCCACGGACACGTTGGCGGAGGGGCAGAAGAAGGACGCGCGCTGCCTGTCCTGCCACGCGCCGGACCAGGGCGAGCAGACGCTCACCGGCGTCACCTGCGAGACGTGCCACGGCGGCGGGCAGTACTACTCCCCGTCCTACGTGATGAAGGACCCGGAGCTGGCGCGGCTGGTGGGGCTGGTGGACCCGTCGGAGAAGCAGTGCCGCACCTGCCATGACGCCTCGTCTCCCTCCCTGCGCCCGTTCGACTTCAAGGAAGCGCTGAAGGCCATCGACCACTGGTCCGCCGAACGCGCCCGCAAGCAGCAGCCGCGCGCGGACGCGGCCCCCTCCACGCCGGCACCCGCCACGGCGAAGAAGTGA
- a CDS encoding FAS1-like dehydratase domain-containing protein — protein sequence MALDPKFVGRSYGPFTYEIGREKLREFSLILAGSVPSAGTFGEPPAHVSPLLYADDAAKAGPYGDVIAFPSFAVVFAIRPFSAAIADPELGVDRVRLVHGEQELEFLGVMRPGDVLTTTGHIHELYRKAGMDFLVVATETLNARGEPVVRGVWTAVIRPA from the coding sequence ATGGCCCTGGACCCGAAGTTCGTCGGCCGCTCCTACGGCCCCTTCACGTATGAAATCGGCCGGGAGAAGCTGCGCGAGTTCTCCCTCATCCTCGCGGGCTCCGTGCCCTCCGCGGGCACCTTCGGCGAGCCGCCCGCCCACGTCAGTCCCCTGCTCTACGCGGACGACGCGGCGAAGGCGGGGCCCTACGGCGACGTCATCGCCTTTCCCAGCTTCGCGGTGGTGTTCGCCATCCGCCCCTTCAGCGCCGCCATCGCGGATCCGGAGCTGGGCGTGGACCGCGTGCGGCTGGTGCACGGCGAGCAGGAGCTGGAGTTCCTGGGCGTGATGCGCCCCGGGGACGTGCTCACCACCACGGGCCACATCCACGAGCTGTACCGCAAGGCCGGGATGGACTTCCTCGTCGTCGCCACGGAGACGCTCAACGCGCGCGGCGAGCCGGTGGTGCGCGGCGTGTGGACGGCCGTCATCCGCCCCGCGTAG
- the coaE gene encoding dephospho-CoA kinase (Dephospho-CoA kinase (CoaE) performs the final step in coenzyme A biosynthesis.), which produces MHVFGLTGGIASGKSTVSRMLRELGARVLDADVIAREVVEPGTPGLQRIRERFPGVVGPDGRLDRVRLGAHIFADPQERAALNAIVHPQVRAAFLEKLQALEAEGLTHVVYDVPLLIETGLHAAMEGVAVVWVPRDVQKARLMARDGLDADAAEARLAAQMALDDKRAHATWVIDNSGAPESTRPQVEAVWRAMLAHG; this is translated from the coding sequence GTGCACGTCTTCGGGCTGACGGGGGGCATCGCCTCAGGCAAGAGCACGGTGAGCCGCATGCTGCGCGAGCTGGGGGCGCGCGTGCTGGACGCGGACGTCATCGCCCGCGAGGTGGTGGAGCCCGGCACGCCCGGCCTCCAGCGCATCCGCGAGCGCTTCCCCGGCGTGGTAGGCCCCGACGGCCGCCTGGACCGGGTGAGGCTGGGCGCCCACATCTTCGCGGACCCCCAGGAGCGCGCCGCCCTCAACGCCATCGTGCACCCCCAGGTGCGCGCCGCCTTCCTGGAGAAGCTCCAGGCGCTGGAGGCGGAGGGCCTCACCCACGTCGTGTACGACGTGCCGCTGCTCATCGAGACGGGCCTGCACGCCGCCATGGAGGGCGTGGCCGTGGTGTGGGTGCCCCGGGACGTGCAGAAGGCGCGGCTGATGGCGCGCGACGGGCTGGACGCCGACGCGGCGGAGGCGCGGCTCGCCGCGCAGATGGCCCTGGACGACAAGCGCGCGCACGCCACCTGGGTCATCGACAACAGTGGCGCGCCGGAGTCCACCCGTCCCCAGGTGGAGGCGGTGTGGCGGGCGATGCTCGCGCACGGCTGA
- a CDS encoding myxosortase-dependent M36 family metallopeptidase codes for MRLREKLLTSLLLVPMAGTSAWAKERSNYDAFLEQKESRSLAVDPTTAVSRGLRVEQTEQRLGVPTFAWATQDGAQSKSVIRNGMTAEGAARAHLQTVADSYRLTRDDVASATLRAVHNTGKGPIIATFHQTVGGIPVFRNEIKVIMGQDLRLVAVSGYLAPSEMTLNARLKARGAGSFRLGASEAVSGAFKDLTGTGAQAASFVNTGTQGEYTFFELAPSAQASLSQGLATPARARQVFFTLSGALEPAWYVEVNAGPKAARSSQYFGYVVSATTGQVLFRNDLTADVGGTPFTYKVWADTTSPFIPEDGPQGNDATPHPTGLRDGFQLPLNRPQSDITIANTPFTKNDPWLPANATQTTGNNVDAYADLAAPDGFTPGTADLRPETTAANTFGHVFDQNLAPNANATQIKAAVVNLFYVNNFLHDWFYDAGFDEAAGNAQSFNFGRGGAEGDPLQAQGQDYGGRNNANMSTPADGASPRMQMYVFDGTPELNVTAPASLAGNYDSGSAAFGAQVFDVTGDVVAAPNNGCAPFEAGAFQGKIALIDRGACDFSAKALNAQNAGAIAAVIGNNAPGEAPGLGGANPAVTIATQSITQAAAIEWKAALATDTVTVKMRRVAALDRDGTLDNGIIAHEWGHYISNRLIGNAAGLSNNQGRAMGEGWGDFHAQIMQVRESDRTKPGNAQYQGVYTNAGYTSSGGKNNGYYFGIRRIPYSTDFAKNALTFKHIQNFTALPAEQMSGTVTGEINSQVHNSGEIWATMLWEAYASLLNAHPFQEAQDRMKRYLVAAYKATPNAPTYIEARDALWAVALASDPADYQRFVAAFAKRGAGHGAKAPDRNSFDHIGVTESFSAGGNLEVVSIKLDDSQTGCDHDGVLDVDEQGQLKITVRNVGGGGLSAFSGTVSTTSTTATLGFPSSNQINIPALSRGAQATVTLPVALTATSDDIARAGLKIVFDSPEIPAAAKTVTFDPRVNYDDVPAVSNTEAFESGLASWTLSQTLSSSGDFTLEGPVENRYAHGTNPAAATEITLTSPWMSVDEAADFTISYKYRHSFEEDYSTGAAYDGAVLEFTVDGIDWIDPWDLYPVVDADPGYTAYISEGGLNPIEGRAAMALASAGFPAFTSASINFGTFFPDLGLKNVRFRFRVAGDIAVGAYGLDVDDVAFTGATPVFASQAPQAPSGGTCNLRPIANPGPSRVELQAVPEATIVGGVYTRTTIPLNGTGSFDPDAAAGDTLTYAWTQVGGATPVTLTGADTATPSFVADVDYSDTLAFQLVVTDAASKTSAPKTVQIEIIDVNQPPVAVATAPATVNERDTTPVTLDASGSSDADRVDAASLGFTWTQTGGTPKVTLTNANRAQATFLAPEVTADTQLTFTVSVTDGTATVSKAVSVTVKNVDRAPVSNAGADFDADARSTVTLAGSGSDADGTAVTYLWEQTAGAAVTLTGADTATASFTAPDVNTATELTFQLTVTSGGQSTTDLVNVTVRKLNRHPVGEAPAAISADEGSNVELDASGITDPDGDALTYAWTQVGGPAALNITGTDAATLKFTAPQVQADTALAFSLLVKDVEGATVGPFVHTVTVKQVNQAPVAKARVISGVRGGELVRVDASTSSDPDNETLTYAWTQTAGSSVSLTGANSAEASFTPAKKKTAETYAFTVTVTDAAGASSTADVQVNVPKFEEEGGGCSSAGGSVGGMAPLMALFAAMGLLRRRKSA; via the coding sequence ATGCGTCTCAGGGAAAAGCTTTTGACCAGCCTGCTGCTGGTGCCCATGGCGGGCACCAGTGCGTGGGCCAAGGAGCGGTCGAACTACGACGCGTTCCTGGAGCAGAAGGAGTCGCGCTCGCTGGCCGTGGACCCCACCACGGCGGTGTCCCGCGGTCTCCGCGTCGAGCAGACCGAGCAGCGGCTCGGCGTGCCCACGTTCGCGTGGGCGACGCAGGATGGCGCGCAGTCCAAGTCCGTCATCCGCAACGGCATGACGGCGGAAGGCGCGGCGCGCGCGCACCTGCAGACGGTGGCGGACAGCTACCGCCTGACCCGCGATGACGTCGCCAGCGCCACGCTGCGCGCGGTGCACAACACGGGCAAGGGCCCGATCATCGCCACCTTCCACCAGACGGTGGGCGGCATCCCGGTCTTCCGCAACGAGATCAAGGTCATCATGGGCCAGGACCTGCGCCTGGTGGCCGTCAGCGGCTACCTGGCCCCGTCCGAAATGACGCTCAACGCGCGCCTGAAGGCCCGCGGCGCGGGCTCCTTCCGCCTGGGCGCCTCGGAGGCCGTCTCCGGTGCGTTCAAGGACCTGACGGGCACCGGCGCGCAGGCCGCGTCGTTCGTCAACACCGGCACGCAGGGCGAGTACACCTTCTTCGAGCTGGCCCCGTCCGCGCAGGCGTCCCTGTCGCAGGGCCTGGCCACCCCGGCCCGTGCCCGGCAGGTGTTCTTCACGCTGTCCGGCGCGCTCGAGCCCGCCTGGTACGTGGAGGTCAATGCCGGCCCGAAGGCCGCGCGCTCCAGCCAGTACTTCGGCTACGTGGTGTCGGCGACCACCGGCCAGGTGCTCTTCCGCAACGACCTGACGGCGGACGTGGGCGGCACGCCCTTCACCTACAAGGTCTGGGCGGACACGACGTCGCCGTTCATCCCGGAGGACGGTCCCCAGGGCAACGACGCGACCCCGCACCCCACGGGCCTGCGCGACGGCTTCCAGCTCCCCCTGAACCGCCCGCAGAGCGACATCACCATCGCCAACACGCCGTTCACCAAGAACGACCCGTGGCTGCCGGCGAACGCGACGCAGACCACCGGTAACAACGTGGACGCGTACGCGGACCTCGCGGCGCCGGACGGCTTCACGCCCGGCACCGCGGACCTGCGCCCGGAGACGACGGCGGCCAACACCTTCGGCCACGTCTTCGACCAGAACCTGGCGCCGAACGCCAACGCCACGCAGATCAAGGCGGCGGTCGTCAACCTGTTCTACGTGAACAACTTCCTTCACGACTGGTTCTACGACGCCGGCTTCGACGAGGCCGCTGGCAACGCCCAGTCGTTCAACTTCGGCCGTGGCGGCGCGGAAGGCGACCCGCTCCAGGCCCAGGGCCAGGACTACGGCGGCCGCAACAACGCGAACATGAGCACGCCGGCCGACGGTGCGTCGCCGCGCATGCAGATGTACGTGTTCGACGGCACGCCCGAGCTGAACGTGACGGCGCCGGCGTCGCTCGCGGGCAACTACGACTCCGGTTCGGCGGCGTTCGGTGCCCAGGTGTTCGACGTGACGGGTGACGTCGTCGCGGCCCCCAACAACGGCTGCGCGCCCTTCGAGGCAGGTGCCTTCCAGGGGAAGATCGCCCTCATCGACCGCGGTGCCTGCGACTTCTCCGCCAAGGCGCTGAACGCGCAGAACGCGGGCGCCATCGCGGCGGTCATCGGCAACAACGCGCCGGGCGAGGCTCCCGGACTGGGCGGCGCGAACCCCGCGGTGACCATCGCCACGCAGTCCATCACCCAGGCCGCCGCCATCGAGTGGAAGGCGGCGCTGGCGACGGACACCGTCACGGTGAAGATGCGCCGCGTGGCGGCGCTGGACCGCGACGGTACGCTCGACAACGGCATCATCGCCCACGAGTGGGGCCACTACATCAGCAACCGCCTCATCGGTAACGCCGCGGGCCTCAGCAACAACCAGGGCCGCGCGATGGGCGAGGGCTGGGGCGACTTCCACGCGCAGATCATGCAGGTGCGTGAGAGCGACCGGACCAAGCCCGGCAACGCCCAGTACCAGGGCGTCTACACCAACGCCGGCTACACCTCCAGCGGTGGCAAGAACAACGGCTACTACTTCGGCATCCGTCGCATCCCCTATTCGACGGACTTCGCGAAGAACGCCCTGACGTTCAAGCACATCCAGAACTTCACCGCGCTGCCGGCCGAGCAGATGTCGGGCACGGTGACGGGTGAGATCAACAGCCAGGTCCACAACAGCGGTGAGATCTGGGCCACGATGCTGTGGGAGGCCTACGCGAGCCTGCTGAACGCGCACCCCTTCCAGGAGGCCCAGGACCGCATGAAGCGGTACCTGGTCGCCGCCTACAAGGCGACGCCGAACGCGCCCACCTACATTGAAGCGCGTGACGCGCTGTGGGCCGTGGCCCTGGCGTCGGACCCGGCGGACTACCAGCGCTTCGTGGCGGCGTTCGCCAAGCGCGGCGCGGGTCACGGCGCCAAGGCGCCGGACCGCAACTCCTTCGACCACATCGGCGTGACGGAGAGCTTCTCGGCGGGCGGCAACCTGGAGGTCGTCAGCATCAAGCTGGATGACAGCCAGACGGGCTGCGACCACGACGGCGTCCTCGACGTCGACGAGCAGGGTCAGCTCAAGATCACCGTGCGCAACGTGGGCGGTGGCGGACTGAGCGCCTTCAGCGGCACGGTCAGCACCACCAGCACCACGGCCACCCTGGGCTTCCCCAGCAGCAACCAGATCAACATCCCCGCGCTGTCGCGCGGCGCGCAGGCCACCGTCACCCTGCCGGTCGCCCTCACGGCGACGTCCGACGACATCGCCCGCGCGGGCCTGAAGATCGTCTTCGACTCCCCGGAGATCCCGGCGGCGGCGAAGACGGTGACGTTCGACCCTCGCGTCAACTACGACGACGTGCCCGCGGTCAGCAACACGGAGGCCTTCGAGTCCGGCCTGGCGTCCTGGACGCTGTCGCAGACCCTGTCCTCGTCGGGTGACTTCACGCTCGAGGGGCCGGTGGAGAACCGGTACGCGCACGGCACCAACCCCGCCGCGGCGACGGAGATCACCCTCACCAGCCCCTGGATGTCGGTGGACGAGGCCGCGGACTTCACCATCAGCTACAAGTACCGCCACTCCTTCGAGGAGGACTACTCCACGGGCGCGGCCTACGACGGCGCGGTGCTGGAGTTCACGGTCGACGGCATCGACTGGATCGACCCCTGGGATCTGTACCCAGTGGTGGACGCGGATCCGGGCTACACGGCGTACATCTCCGAAGGCGGCCTGAACCCCATCGAGGGTCGCGCGGCCATGGCGCTGGCGAGCGCGGGCTTCCCGGCCTTCACGTCCGCGAGCATCAACTTCGGGACGTTCTTCCCGGACCTGGGCCTCAAGAACGTGCGCTTCCGCTTCCGCGTCGCCGGCGACATCGCGGTGGGTGCGTACGGCCTGGACGTGGATGACGTGGCGTTCACCGGCGCGACGCCGGTGTTCGCGTCGCAGGCGCCGCAGGCGCCATCGGGCGGCACCTGCAACCTCCGCCCCATCGCCAACCCGGGCCCGTCCCGGGTGGAGCTGCAGGCGGTCCCCGAGGCCACCATCGTCGGTGGGGTGTACACGCGCACCACCATCCCCCTGAACGGCACGGGCAGCTTCGACCCGGACGCCGCCGCCGGTGACACGCTCACCTACGCCTGGACCCAGGTCGGTGGCGCCACGCCCGTGACGCTGACGGGCGCGGACACCGCGACGCCCAGCTTCGTGGCGGACGTGGACTACAGCGACACCCTCGCCTTCCAGCTCGTCGTCACCGACGCGGCCAGCAAGACGAGCGCCCCGAAGACGGTGCAGATCGAGATCATCGACGTGAACCAGCCGCCGGTCGCCGTGGCCACCGCGCCCGCGACGGTGAACGAGCGTGACACCACGCCCGTGACGCTGGACGCGTCGGGCTCCTCGGACGCGGACCGCGTGGACGCGGCGTCCCTGGGCTTCACCTGGACGCAGACGGGCGGCACGCCCAAGGTGACGCTGACCAACGCCAACCGCGCCCAGGCCACGTTCCTGGCGCCCGAGGTGACGGCGGACACGCAGCTCACCTTCACGGTGAGCGTGACGGACGGCACCGCGACGGTGTCCAAGGCCGTCTCCGTGACGGTGAAGAACGTGGACCGCGCTCCGGTGTCCAACGCCGGCGCGGACTTCGACGCGGACGCCCGCTCCACCGTGACCCTGGCCGGCTCCGGCTCGGACGCGGATGGCACGGCGGTGACGTACCTCTGGGAGCAGACCGCGGGCGCGGCGGTGACCCTGACGGGCGCTGACACGGCCACGGCGAGCTTCACGGCGCCGGACGTCAACACCGCCACCGAGCTGACCTTCCAGCTCACGGTGACGTCGGGCGGCCAGTCCACCACGGACCTGGTCAACGTCACGGTGCGCAAGCTGAACCGTCACCCGGTGGGCGAGGCTCCGGCCGCGATCTCCGCGGATGAGGGCAGCAACGTGGAGCTGGACGCTTCCGGCATCACGGATCCGGACGGTGACGCGCTCACCTACGCCTGGACCCAGGTCGGTGGCCCCGCGGCGCTCAACATCACGGGCACCGACGCGGCCACGCTGAAGTTCACCGCGCCGCAGGTCCAGGCCGACACGGCCCTGGCCTTCAGCCTGTTGGTGAAGGACGTGGAAGGCGCGACGGTCGGTCCGTTCGTCCACACGGTGACGGTGAAGCAGGTGAACCAGGCGCCGGTCGCCAAGGCCCGGGTCATCTCGGGCGTGCGTGGCGGTGAGCTGGTGCGGGTGGACGCCTCGACGTCCTCCGACCCGGACAATGAGACGCTGACGTACGCGTGGACGCAGACGGCGGGCTCCTCCGTGAGCCTCACGGGGGCGAACAGCGCCGAAGCCAGCTTCACGCCGGCGAAGAAGAAGACCGCGGAGACCTACGCCTTCACCGTGACGGTGACGGACGCGGCCGGTGCCAGCAGCACCGCCGACGTGCAGGTCAACGTGCCGAAGTTCGAGGAAGAGGGCGGCGGCTGCTCGTCCGCCGGCGGCTCCGTGGGCGGGATGGCTCCGCTGATGGCGCTGTTCGCGGCCATGGGCCTGCTGCGCCGTCGCAAGTCGGCGTAA
- a CDS encoding DUF6178 family protein, translating to MSQNGKTNGGAAPLAPREVRQRLMQLSPRRRVEALFDAQDTAALVRSLPAEDLYVTIQEVGLADSTELVQLASPAQFRTFVDLGGWVKDKVDPHAVLTWLRAARGDEPEDFMRKLHAVDLEVVETLLKEFTTVYDLEEDPDANPQGMAVETPEGRYLVEIKLEGVEMSAMRAIVNDLIAENPFESVRLFEAVRWEIPSELEETAFQFRRARLADLGFPSLEDALALFSRVDVPPRPAGHAAPALTTTGGHLDYVEAAFRDLSDVERMNAEDELREVANAVLVAELGDPGDLDAVRRVGEWVRDYLSLGLEHLTGGDPARAPDALRDTPLRRVFQVGFTLTLQLKYRADRLFKQEFMKLDDVPLVLPEEAAALEALRRKRPRRALRVPGAEAVPFRSLREVASSEVLLARAEGQVSALGALLGGAEGPAHTVLARFGVSLDVLGVERLWAAVVAMAVLEERVDVRPVPLGRTVELGQRLFEGSPESPRLRPSAGERALAVLGPAVPDDAREELRRVVNVTLTRLLSELGTPWLREGRLDLIASAVLPMESAPVP from the coding sequence GTGTCCCAGAACGGCAAGACGAACGGTGGTGCTGCGCCCCTCGCTCCTCGCGAGGTGCGTCAGCGGTTGATGCAGCTGAGCCCCCGCAGGCGCGTGGAGGCCCTCTTCGACGCGCAGGACACGGCCGCGCTGGTGCGCTCGCTGCCCGCGGAGGACCTGTACGTCACCATCCAGGAAGTCGGCCTCGCGGACTCCACGGAGCTGGTGCAGCTGGCGTCCCCCGCGCAGTTCCGCACCTTCGTGGACCTGGGCGGGTGGGTGAAGGACAAGGTGGATCCGCACGCGGTGCTGACGTGGCTGCGGGCCGCGCGCGGGGACGAACCCGAAGACTTCATGCGCAAGCTGCACGCGGTGGACCTGGAGGTGGTGGAGACGCTCCTCAAGGAGTTCACCACCGTGTACGACCTGGAGGAGGACCCGGACGCCAACCCCCAGGGCATGGCGGTGGAGACGCCGGAGGGCCGCTACCTGGTCGAAATCAAGCTGGAGGGCGTGGAGATGTCCGCCATGCGCGCCATCGTGAACGACCTCATCGCGGAGAACCCCTTCGAGTCGGTGCGCCTCTTTGAAGCGGTGCGCTGGGAGATTCCCTCCGAGCTGGAGGAGACGGCGTTCCAGTTCCGCCGCGCGCGCCTCGCCGACCTGGGCTTCCCCTCGCTGGAGGACGCCCTGGCGCTCTTCAGCCGCGTGGACGTGCCGCCCCGGCCCGCGGGCCACGCGGCCCCCGCGCTCACCACCACGGGCGGGCACCTGGACTACGTGGAGGCGGCCTTCCGGGATTTGTCCGACGTGGAGCGGATGAACGCGGAGGACGAGCTGCGCGAGGTGGCCAACGCGGTGCTCGTCGCGGAGCTGGGGGACCCGGGGGACCTGGACGCCGTGCGCCGCGTGGGCGAATGGGTGCGCGACTACCTGTCGCTGGGCCTGGAGCACCTGACGGGCGGGGACCCGGCCCGGGCGCCGGACGCGCTGCGCGACACGCCCCTGCGCCGCGTCTTCCAGGTGGGCTTCACGCTGACGCTCCAGCTCAAGTACCGCGCGGACCGGCTCTTCAAGCAGGAGTTCATGAAGCTGGATGACGTGCCGCTGGTGCTGCCCGAAGAGGCCGCGGCGCTGGAGGCCCTGCGCCGCAAGCGCCCCCGTCGCGCGCTGCGCGTGCCGGGCGCGGAGGCGGTGCCGTTCCGCTCGCTGCGGGAGGTGGCCTCGTCGGAGGTGCTGCTGGCGCGCGCCGAAGGCCAGGTGTCCGCGCTGGGCGCGCTCCTGGGCGGCGCGGAGGGCCCGGCTCACACCGTGCTGGCGCGCTTCGGCGTGTCCTTGGACGTGCTGGGCGTGGAGCGGCTGTGGGCGGCGGTGGTGGCCATGGCCGTCCTGGAGGAGCGCGTGGACGTGCGCCCCGTGCCGCTGGGCCGCACGGTGGAGCTGGGGCAGCGCCTGTTCGAAGGCAGCCCGGAGTCCCCGCGCCTGCGCCCGAGCGCGGGGGAGCGCGCGCTGGCGGTGCTGGGGCCCGCGGTGCCGGACGACGCCCGGGAGGAGCTGCGTCGGGTGGTGAACGTCACGCTGACGCGGCTGCTGTCGGAGCTGGGCACGCCGTGGCTGCGCGAGGGGCGCCTGGACCTCATCGCCTCCGCGGTCCTTCCGATGGAGAGCGCGCCGGTCCCGTAG
- a CDS encoding MaoC family dehydratase: MARTFQVGDTFTHVRQCDRLRPVYYAGASGDYNPIHIDPEVGKLAGFDGVILQGLCTLGWAVEAVAVFVGDPGLVRRVRVRFSRPVLPEDTVTFQGRVVAIADGRLRTEVTATNQRGEPVLRGAVVETSLG; this comes from the coding sequence ATGGCACGCACGTTCCAGGTGGGAGACACCTTCACGCACGTCCGCCAGTGCGACCGGCTGCGGCCGGTGTATTACGCGGGCGCTTCCGGGGACTACAACCCCATCCACATCGACCCGGAGGTGGGCAAGCTCGCCGGCTTCGACGGCGTCATCCTCCAGGGCCTCTGCACGCTGGGCTGGGCCGTGGAGGCCGTGGCCGTCTTCGTGGGGGACCCGGGCCTGGTGCGCCGCGTGCGGGTGCGCTTCTCCCGGCCGGTGCTGCCCGAGGACACCGTCACCTTCCAGGGCCGCGTCGTCGCCATCGCGGATGGCCGGCTGCGCACGGAAGTCACCGCCACCAACCAGCGCGGCGAGCCCGTCCTCCGGGGCGCCGTCGTCGAAACCTCGCTCGGATAG
- a CDS encoding SDR family oxidoreductase: MSDTPKKRTAGTYFLTGYPGFIGKRLVEHIAKEDPQGHIYALVQPKAFKEAQALAAKVQGAKVELLTGDAVDMHLGLSGEEYQRLCERVTDIFHLAAVAQLGVPKETAWRVNVDGTRNLLELARDCENLSRFSHFSTCYVSGDRVGVIAEDELDRGQSFRNAYEETKFQAERLVQRASATLPITIFRPSSVVGDSRTGAIDRFEGPYYLGILLVTSPLVVPLPLPGNGVAPLNVVPVDFVVEAVWRLSRDERAKGRTFHLVDPNPMSARRVYELIAEKSHKKLPRFNLSARAADVMLRLPLLEKLARPQRAAISYVNHLAIYNCHNTLELLDGTGVRCPPLSTYLDQLVAYVREQYKQRREGAEVEDPLDHAPPPPQDEGAAPRTRR, encoded by the coding sequence ATGAGTGACACGCCGAAGAAGCGAACCGCTGGCACCTACTTCCTCACCGGCTACCCGGGCTTCATCGGCAAGCGGCTGGTGGAGCACATCGCGAAGGAGGACCCCCAGGGGCACATCTACGCGCTGGTGCAGCCCAAGGCCTTCAAGGAGGCCCAGGCCCTGGCGGCGAAGGTGCAGGGCGCCAAGGTGGAGCTGCTCACCGGCGACGCGGTGGACATGCACCTGGGCCTGTCCGGCGAGGAGTACCAGCGCCTGTGCGAGCGGGTGACGGACATCTTCCACCTGGCGGCGGTGGCGCAGCTGGGCGTGCCCAAGGAGACCGCGTGGCGGGTGAACGTGGACGGCACGCGCAACCTGCTGGAGCTGGCGCGCGACTGCGAGAACCTGTCGCGCTTCAGCCACTTCTCCACCTGCTACGTGTCCGGCGACAGGGTGGGCGTCATCGCCGAGGACGAGCTGGACCGGGGCCAGTCCTTCCGCAACGCCTACGAGGAGACGAAGTTCCAGGCGGAGCGGCTGGTGCAGCGCGCCTCCGCCACCCTCCCCATCACCATCTTCCGCCCCTCCAGCGTGGTGGGCGATTCACGCACGGGGGCGATCGATCGCTTCGAGGGCCCCTACTACCTGGGCATCCTGCTCGTCACGTCGCCGCTGGTGGTGCCGCTGCCGCTGCCGGGCAACGGCGTCGCGCCCCTCAACGTCGTGCCGGTGGACTTCGTGGTGGAGGCGGTGTGGCGGCTGTCGCGGGATGAGCGCGCGAAGGGCCGCACCTTCCACTTGGTAGACCCCAACCCCATGAGCGCCCGGCGCGTGTACGAGCTCATCGCGGAGAAGTCCCACAAGAAGCTGCCGCGCTTCAACCTGTCCGCGCGCGCCGCGGACGTGATGCTGCGGCTGCCGCTGCTGGAGAAGCTGGCCCGGCCCCAGCGCGCGGCCATCAGCTACGTGAACCACCTGGCCATCTACAACTGCCACAACACGCTGGAGCTGCTGGATGGCACCGGCGTGCGGTGTCCGCCGCTGTCCACGTACCTGGATCAGCTCGTGGCCTACGTGCGCGAGCAGTACAAGCAGCGACGGGAGGGCGCGGAGGTGGAGGATCCGCTCGACCACGCGCCCCCGCCTCCGCAGGACGAAGGCGCCGCGCCCCGCACGCGCCGCTGA